A part of Leishmania panamensis strain MHOM/PA/94/PSC-1 chromosome 34 sequence genomic DNA contains:
- a CDS encoding 60S ribosomal protein L32 (TriTrypDB/GeneDB-style sysID: LpmP.34.1880), producing MVKPVVKKSVVKKRTKRFTRHRYELFPQLSSSWRKPRGEDSPVRRRYKGQKAMPNKGYGSDRATKYIMPSGFKSFPIQNVQDLYMLIMQNRKYAGVISHTVGAKSRKAIVRKALELDVRLINGSAKLRKVANN from the coding sequence ATGGTCAAGCCGGTGGTGAAAAAGTCCGTggtgaagaagcgcacgAAGCGCTTCACTCGCCATCGCTACGAGCTCTTCCCGCAGCTGAGCTCCAGCTGGCGCAAGCCGCGTGGTGAGGACTCCCCGGTCCGCCGTCGCTACAAGGGCCAGAAGGCGATGCCGAACAAAGGTTACGGTAGCGACCGCGCCACCAAATATATCATGCCTTCTGGCTTCAAGAGCTTCCCGATCCAGAACGTGCAGGATCTCTACATGCTCATCATGCAGAACCGCAAGTACGCTGGTGTTATCTCCCACACTGTCGGTGCCAAGTCTCGCAAGGCCATCGTCCGCAAGGCCCTTGAGCTGGACGTCCGCCTTATCAACGGCAGCGCCAAGCTGCGCAAGGTGGCAAACAACTAG
- a CDS encoding hypothetical protein (TriTrypDB/GeneDB-style sysID: LpmP.34.1890), with the protein MDSLRRSRREEQQRIREFGIGGGGAEAVHCFTAGDDKIDCGADFRHTKGRITRGQNTEQCIALIDYDALDDDEISFRAGDVINVTGKGTASGFWEGYVVISAPPVLATAELSDAEHSSSLLHSSTTSLSSLHPQQRSTCGLFPNCLVTSNMRFRYSLSHYALQNVALCLYAYQATGDGEMSFVAGDIITAVRPSSSPGWWYGVKSSGPTWVAPSAAKASSSPVAASARFADPAAAINSSASRAEGKAQTTINAAPQGNARARGVHGKDEERLFPTNFVTCDVVQVNFNFTGRQPHELSCKVGDIIQMHRRWNDGWWEGSLRGHRGIFPSNYTIPNIATTAPPLFCARCRTIFPSNVFYSTCAMCAAEQRVEDAMMQAMEAYVRGEATELDLFAGVDISLHTSVEGASDSDAGLDGALRQSSREASRGDSRNLTRGSSTSSPSTCSDRGTSGPRPRQRQRGGRVSSQTRVSLLTEKDMADLASNRVKLME; encoded by the coding sequence atGGACAGCTTGCGGCGGTCacgcagagaagagcagcagcgaatACGCGAATTCGGCATCGGTGGGGGCGGCGCCGAGGCAGTGCATTGTTTTACCGCCGGCGATGACAAAATTGACTGTGGTGCTGACTTTCGTCATACGAAGGGCCGCATCACTCGCGGGCAGAATACAGAGCAATGCATCGCGCTCATCGACTATGATGcgctcgacgacgacgagatCAGCTTCAGGGCCGGCGATGTGATCAACGTAACAGGGAAGGGGACCGCCTCTGGGTTCTGGGAGGGCTACGTGGTCATCTCAGCCCCTCCCGTGCTCGCTACGGCCGAGCTCAGTGACGCGGAGCACAGTAGCTCTCTCTTGCACTCTTCCACTACTTCGCTGTCTTCACTACACCCCCAGCAGCGCTCTACGTGTGGCCTCTTCCCGAACTGTCTCGTCACTTCCAACATGCGCTTCAGGTACTCGTTGTCGCACTACGCCTTGCAGAACGTTGCGCTGTGCCTATACGCGTACCAGGCCACCGGCGATGGCGAAATGTCGTTCGTCGCTGGTGACATAATCACGGCGGTGCGTCCCAGCTCTTCACCAGGGTGGTGGTACGGCGTCAAAAGCAGCGGACCCACGTGGGTGGCACCGAGCGCAGCGAAGGCTTCATCGTCGCCGGTGGCGGCCTCAGCCCGCTTTGCCGATCCGGCAGCCGCCATCAATTCCTCTGCATCCCGGGCAGAAGGAAAAGCACAGACAACGATAAATGCTGCCCCGCAAGGGAACGCGAGGGCGCGGGGTGTCCACGGCAAAGATGAGGAGCGTCTTTTCCCCACGAACTTTGTGACGTGTGACGTGGTGCAGGTCAACTTTAACTTTACTGGTCGTCAGCCGCACGAGCTGAGCTGCAAAGTCGGGGATATCATTCAGATGCATCGCCGATGGAACGATGGGTGGTGGGAGGGCTCCCTGCGCGGTCACCGTGGCATCTTCCCGAGCAACTACACTATCCCTAATATCGCcacaacagcaccaccgctctTTTGTGCGCGGTGTCGCACCATCTTCCCGTCTAACGTATTCTATTCGACATGCGCCATGTGCGCGGCGGAACAGCGGGTCGAGGACGCGATGATGCAGGCTATGGAAGCGTACGTGCGCGGAGAGGCAACAGAGCTCGACCTCTTCGCGGGTGTCGACATCAGCCTACATACGTCGGTAGAGGGTGCCTCTGACAGCGATGCCGGCTTGGATGGAGCTCTGAGGCAGTCGTCTCGCGAGGCGAGCCGCGGCGACTCGCGCAACTTGACGCGAGGCTCCAGCACAAGCAGCCCCAGCACTTGCAGTGACAGGGGTACCTCCGGCCCGCGCCCGCGCCAGCGTCAGCGTGGTGGTAGAGTGTCATCTCAGACACGTGTGTCCTTGCTCACGGAGAAGGACATGGCTGACCTGGCCTCCAACCGGGTGAAGTTGATGGAGTGA
- a CDS encoding hypothetical protein (TriTrypDB/GeneDB-style sysID: LpmP.34.1900): MPPKKVKDFANAPVLKMAHGEQVQLLSDALLREYMHRRGFLATLKAFDDEHPRDENTISSRALMSDLMALNPDDQQRMKGEGIETIMEMLCNLRVERRLKTEKLTAEAHMPLPKLPAGYEALKKKQAERAARKVERQQQQKASLKKKLKASASPIKDGESQETSDTLQRKNSRHGKRHQRLSATSPSGASRGREPAGITMDDLLGSSHGSSDGDKDHDTPDEKEGEDRSSSASPIAEYAGARSAVTLSASGAGRSSSKQASAQSSQPAWMEVAARQKPPPMKGNGGDGGAQQRTFDDEGGYNNGAVDSEADEGSDKDADDFGGAAMTAAQRDQLSAAFQLLCGFDGSLHKAFLEQGFLFDDCANCALIQWQPSGCDGVIAPIQAFVAAYYYEREVYVGKEQRQRECLAKALCTSLEQAQPNVAKIVLLDSAWKAEPGCSRYMRSHALQQAAKPRTRCWTNMKSMQDVTQVVRDTLLTEARWMKPRGGGVASFLFSLLLSHGVDVVQQELTKASTAESGPPSLLLPTSGRATLGLVNFVLTGHAIFFRHNGVQNGNRVGYSSRLRCGLLCGDYAADSDRLDRASATNAASSSPFSYTNATEPQLPSWVLWHRDSFANLYMPKDTRQLFQQKLNLGGSASVDLVYWDAATEDDEFALTVTVHSAAFVPGSGSGGGARNAKSFVNTAITSVPAWSSAAIDWNGKAPLRD; the protein is encoded by the coding sequence ATGCCCCCCAAGAAGGTGAAGGACTTTGCGAATGCTCCAGTATTAAAGATGGCGCACGGGGAGCAGGTGCAGCTCCTGTCTGATGCGCTACTTCGGGAGTAcatgcaccgccgcggcttCCTCGCGACCTTGAAGGCCTTTGATGACGAGCATCCGCGCGATGAGAACACAATCTCTTCACGTGCGCTGATGTCTGACCTCATGGCACTCAACCCTGACGATCAACAGCGCATGAAAGGCGAGGGCATTGAGACAATCATGGAGATGCTGTGCAACTTGCGCGTTGAGCGCCGACTGAAGACGGAGAAGCTGACAGCTGAGGCCCacatgccgctgccgaagtTGCCCGCCGGCTACGAGGCACTCAAGAAGAAGCAAGCTGAACGAGCGGCGCGCAAGgtggagaggcagcagcagcaaaaagcGTCCCTCAAGAAGAAGCTAAAGGCGTCCGCTTCTCCTATCAAAGATGGTGAGTCTCAGGAGACCAGCGACACACTCCAGCGGAAGAATAGCAGGCACGGTAAGCGTCACCAGCGGCTCTCTGCTACCTCGCCGAGCGGCGCGTCTCGCGGGAGAGAGCCGGCTGGCATCACAATGGACGACTTGCTCGGCAGCTCgcatggcagcagcgacggtgaCAAGGATCATGACACCCCGgacgaaaaagagggagaggaccgcagcagctccgccagtCCCATAGCAGAGTATGCTGGCGCGAGATCAGCTGTCACATTGTCTGCGTCGGGTGCAGGTCGATCCTCATCGAAGCAGGCAAGTGCACAATCGTCCCAACCTGCCTGGATGGAAGTTGCCGCAAGGCAGAAGCCACCGCCGATGAAAGGGAatggtggcgacggtggtgcaCAACAGAGGACTTTTGACGACGAGGGTGGCTATAATAACGGTGCAGTAGACAGTGAGGCCGACGAGGGCAGCGACAAGGATGCCGACGACTTTGGAGGAGCTGCAatgacggcagcgcagcgagacCAGCTCAGTGCTGCGTTTCAGCTCCTCTGTGGTTTTGACGGCAGCTTGCACAAGGCCTTTCTGGAGCAGGGCTTCCTCTTCGACGACTGCGCCAACTGTGCGCTCATTCAGTGGCAGCCAAGCGGCTGTGACGGAGTTATTGCACCGATTCAAGCCTTTGTGGCTGCCTACTACTACGAACGCGAGGTGTACGTGGGcaaggagcagcgccagcgcgaATGCCTTGCCAAGGCGTTGTGTACTTCACTGGAGCAGGCGCAGCCGAACGTCGCTAAGATTGTGTTGCTCGACAGTGCATGGAAGGCCGAGCCTGGCTGCTCTCGCTACATGCGCAGCCACGCCCTACAGCAGGCGGCGAAGCCTCGCACGCGGTGCTGGACGAATATGAAGAGCATGCAGGACGTCACTCAGGTCGTGCGCGACACACTGCTCACCGAGGCGCGCTGGATGAAGCCACGCGGCGGGGGTGTTGCGAGCTTCTTGTTCTCACTGCTCCTCTCGCATGGGGTGGATGTGGTACAGCAGGAGCTCACCAAAGCAAGCACCGCTGAGAGCGGGCCTCCGTCACTGCTCCTTCCCACCTCTGGTCGCGCAACGCTGGGTCTCGTCAATTTTGTCTTGACGGGCCATGCCATTTTTTTTCGCCACAACGGGGTACAGAACGGGAATCGAGTGGGGTACTCTTCCCGACTCCGATGCGGGCTGCTCTGCGGCGATTATGCCGCCGATTCAGATCGCCTTGACCGAGCCTCCGCAACCAatgcagcgtcgtcgtctcccttttcctaCACAAATGCAACCGAGCCGCAGCTTCCTAGCTGGGTGCTGTGGCACCGGGACAGCTTTGCGAATCTGTACATGCCCAAGGATACACGGCAGCTGTTTCAACAAAAGCTGAACTTAGGTGGGAGCGCATCGGTCGATCTGGTTTACTGGGACGCCGCAACGGAGGACGACGAATTCGCGCTTACAGTGACAGtgcacagcgccgccttcgtccccggcagcggcagtggtggtggtgcgcgtAATGCCAAGTCGTTCGTGAACACCGCCATCACGTCGGTTCCAGCATGGTCGTCTGCGGCGATTGACTGGAATGGAAAGGCGCCTCTACGAGATTGA